The Nycticebus coucang isolate mNycCou1 chromosome 2, mNycCou1.pri, whole genome shotgun sequence genome includes a window with the following:
- the MRPL41 gene encoding 39S ribosomal protein L41, mitochondrial, which produces MGVLDAAARALIRGADRMSKWTSKRGPRTFCKGRGAKGTGVFAAGRKFVLIKEMVPEFVVPDLAGFKLKPYVSYRAPAGVDTPLTARELFEAAAAPAIEKDVKDGTFDPNGLEKYGFEPTQDGKLFQLYPRNFLR; this is translated from the coding sequence ATGGGCGTCCTTGACGCGGCGGCCCGGGCGCTGATCCGCGGTGCGGACAGGATGAGCAAGTGGACGAGCAAACGCGGGCCGCGCACCTTCTGTAAGGGCCGGGGCGCCAAGGGCACTGGCGTCTTCGCCGCGGGCCGGAAGTTTGTGCTCATAAAGGAAATGGTCCCGGAGTTCGTCGTCCCGGATCTGGCTGGCTTCAAGCTCAAACCTTACGTGAGCTACCGCGCTCCCGCCGGCGTCGACACGCCCCTCACAGCTCGGGAGCTCTTCGAGGCTGCAGCCGCGCCCGCCATCGAGAAGGACGTCAAGGACGGCACCTTCGACCCCAACGGCCTGGAGAAGTACGGCTTCGAGCCTACGCAGGACGGCAAGCTCTTCCAGCTGTACCCCAGGAACTTCCTGCGCTAG